The following are from one region of the Hyphomicrobium album genome:
- a CDS encoding cytochrome c3 family protein — protein MPPKTERPGSRRDLLAVLLALVTVVCLGSAFILSKGTQFLMPGPLASAHGAIEKCSACHTKSGKGKLSWLHGLVAGDPLADSKACLTCHKMPDTAFNAHSASAEALKQSTARLTKIAAGSPVPQSARAQSTAFPTHDVVARGLYCATCHQEHQGVSFNLNKISNEQCRSCHVVKFDSFDGNHPKFENYPFKRRTRIIYDHAGHFGKHYPEVAKKDPARRIPETCSSCHDSREDKRVMAVAPFEKTCTGCHLDQIIGKERASGPKGIAFLSLPGLDLQTLKKKNAPIGEWPDASDAALTPFMQVMIGRDERGRALIKTVDTLKLQDLSGASDDQIKAVTTLVWEIKGLFYALIKGKASDVLGNFNIGGGAKLSANLVADLTASIPRDVVTSAQQQWLPNLATEMANPRDMSGQKQSGWTTMTTGSTSAMSAPPEEPSGRDARQETPAASPQESASETASVPKRDPPPCLVGILGQCLMFKGAAEAVQPEGAAGKSSTGNANQDGRKETPSAGDLPGAMRAGVKAAGQAAGPEAVAGKADTPNEKPHDGKKELAANDQPQAKGADQKDDLLFPTEEELRAMKAGSKDTGTGAQPAGAASKADPNAPAPADSGTQPTEPRTSATPVISIESDVDPESWAEYGGWYRQDYAIFYRPTGHKDKLIYSWLFLTGPRAPKGDPNPAGGVFDFLTSKDAQGSCTKCHSVDEIRRGRVVNFSPPSVESKRGRFTNFIHEPHFGVIENRTGGLENRGCLSCHNLERGRPYLKSFEQGNPQSFVSNFGEVKKDLCQTCHTSSMARQDCLLCHKYHVNGAITPIMNTRLPAQ, from the coding sequence ATGCCGCCGAAGACCGAGAGACCCGGCTCCCGGCGCGACCTTCTGGCCGTGCTTCTGGCCCTTGTGACCGTCGTCTGCCTGGGCTCGGCCTTCATTCTCTCGAAGGGCACGCAATTCCTGATGCCGGGGCCGCTGGCGAGCGCTCATGGCGCCATCGAAAAGTGCAGCGCCTGCCACACCAAGAGCGGCAAAGGCAAATTGAGCTGGCTTCACGGCCTCGTCGCCGGCGATCCGCTCGCCGACAGCAAGGCCTGCCTCACATGCCACAAGATGCCCGACACGGCCTTCAACGCGCACAGCGCTTCGGCCGAGGCGCTGAAGCAGAGCACGGCGCGGTTGACGAAAATCGCTGCGGGATCGCCTGTGCCGCAATCGGCCCGCGCGCAGAGCACCGCCTTCCCCACTCACGACGTGGTCGCGCGCGGTCTCTACTGCGCGACCTGCCACCAGGAGCACCAGGGCGTCAGTTTCAATCTGAACAAGATCTCCAACGAGCAATGCCGCTCGTGCCACGTGGTGAAATTCGACAGCTTCGACGGCAATCACCCGAAATTCGAGAACTATCCGTTCAAGCGGCGCACGCGGATCATCTACGACCATGCGGGCCATTTCGGCAAACACTACCCGGAAGTGGCGAAGAAAGATCCCGCGAGGCGCATTCCCGAGACCTGCTCGAGCTGTCACGACAGCCGTGAGGACAAGCGCGTCATGGCCGTGGCGCCGTTCGAGAAGACTTGCACCGGTTGCCATCTCGACCAGATCATCGGCAAGGAGCGGGCCAGCGGCCCGAAAGGCATTGCCTTCCTGAGCCTGCCTGGCCTCGACCTGCAGACGCTGAAGAAGAAGAACGCCCCGATCGGCGAATGGCCGGACGCATCGGATGCCGCGCTCACACCGTTCATGCAGGTGATGATCGGCCGGGATGAGCGGGGGCGTGCTCTGATCAAGACCGTTGACACCCTGAAGCTTCAGGATCTGAGCGGTGCAAGCGACGACCAGATAAAGGCGGTGACCACCCTGGTCTGGGAGATCAAGGGGCTGTTCTATGCGCTGATTAAGGGAAAAGCGTCGGACGTGCTGGGCAACTTCAATATTGGCGGCGGGGCGAAGCTGAGTGCCAATCTCGTTGCCGATCTGACCGCGAGCATCCCGCGCGATGTGGTCACGAGTGCGCAACAGCAGTGGCTACCCAATCTCGCGACGGAAATGGCCAACCCTCGCGACATGAGTGGTCAAAAGCAAAGCGGTTGGACCACAATGACCACTGGATCGACATCGGCCATGTCGGCGCCTCCCGAGGAGCCGTCAGGTCGGGATGCACGTCAGGAAACCCCGGCGGCTAGCCCCCAAGAGTCGGCTAGCGAAACAGCCAGCGTACCCAAACGCGATCCGCCACCTTGCCTGGTGGGCATTCTCGGTCAGTGTCTGATGTTTAAGGGTGCGGCGGAGGCAGTCCAGCCTGAAGGAGCGGCCGGAAAATCCAGCACAGGGAACGCCAACCAAGACGGCAGGAAGGAAACGCCGTCCGCCGGCGATCTGCCGGGAGCGATGCGGGCAGGTGTCAAGGCCGCCGGGCAAGCAGCGGGGCCTGAAGCAGTGGCCGGAAAAGCCGATACCCCGAACGAAAAGCCACATGACGGCAAGAAAGAGCTCGCCGCCAACGACCAGCCTCAAGCCAAGGGAGCGGACCAAAAAGACGATCTACTCTTCCCCACGGAAGAAGAGCTTCGCGCGATGAAAGCAGGCAGCAAGGACACCGGGACAGGAGCCCAGCCTGCAGGCGCCGCCTCCAAGGCAGACCCCAATGCGCCAGCTCCGGCGGACTCAGGTACCCAGCCGACTGAGCCTCGAACAAGCGCGACGCCCGTGATCAGCATAGAAAGCGATGTGGATCCGGAGAGCTGGGCTGAGTATGGCGGCTGGTATCGGCAGGACTACGCGATTTTCTACCGCCCGACCGGACACAAGGACAAACTCATCTACTCTTGGCTCTTTCTGACCGGCCCCCGAGCGCCGAAAGGTGATCCGAATCCCGCGGGGGGGGTCTTCGATTTTCTCACGAGCAAGGACGCTCAGGGCTCATGCACGAAATGTCATAGCGTTGACGAAATCCGCAGAGGCAGGGTCGTCAATTTCTCGCCACCGTCGGTCGAGAGCAAGCGGGGACGCTTCACGAATTTCATCCACGAGCCCCACTTCGGCGTCATCGAAAATCGCACTGGCGGGCTGGAGAATCGCGGCTGTCTGAGCTGCCATAACCTTGAAAGAGGCCGCCCCTATCTAAAGAGCTTCGAGCAGGGCAATCCGCAAAGCTTTGTATCCAATTTCGGCGAGGTGAAGAAAGATCTCTGCCAGACCTGTCACACCAGCAGCATGGCGCGCCAAGACTGTTTGCTGTGCCACAAGTATCATGTGAATGGCGCGATCACGCCAATCATGAACACGAGACTCCCGGCTCAGTAA
- a CDS encoding tetratricopeptide repeat protein, which produces MQRKRLDVETCKARLEDIEARLKAGKLNKAEADAARLALLSQLRSSRWGLGLGLRRAPRTLIAPAAVFLLVAGIGIAVSYVADPPEAAGPADTTSYSESGFGADGEMLASLTDYTRSIGSEDAASAPADGKSLPDVNTLIERLAARLETTPEDIEGWEMLGRSYFHTARYEQAATAFARAMELDPSSTELKRSYEEAKAKASNSANSETASSLQTGAVGKGGDGPGVEKIAEAEAMPPHDREAQIRSMVDGLAHRLESSPRDVEGWTRLMRSRVVLGEREVATTAFRKALDVFKDDSAASSQITAAAIELGLKAE; this is translated from the coding sequence ATGCAAAGGAAGCGGCTCGACGTAGAGACCTGCAAAGCCCGGCTCGAGGATATCGAAGCTCGACTTAAAGCGGGGAAACTCAACAAAGCAGAAGCGGACGCGGCGAGACTTGCTCTCCTCTCGCAACTGCGGTCGTCGCGCTGGGGTCTCGGCCTAGGCCTTCGACGTGCCCCTCGGACGTTGATTGCGCCTGCCGCAGTCTTCCTCCTCGTTGCTGGCATTGGCATTGCTGTTTCCTATGTGGCGGATCCTCCCGAGGCGGCCGGTCCAGCGGACACAACCTCATATTCGGAATCGGGTTTCGGGGCGGATGGCGAAATGCTGGCGAGCCTCACGGACTACACGCGTTCGATTGGATCCGAAGATGCAGCGTCTGCGCCGGCAGATGGCAAATCGCTACCTGACGTGAACACGCTGATCGAACGGCTGGCGGCTCGGCTCGAGACCACGCCGGAGGACATCGAAGGCTGGGAGATGCTCGGGCGGTCCTACTTCCACACGGCGCGCTATGAACAGGCGGCTACCGCCTTTGCGAGAGCGATGGAGCTTGATCCGAGTTCCACCGAGCTCAAGCGCTCATACGAGGAGGCCAAGGCGAAGGCCTCCAATAGCGCCAATTCAGAGACAGCCTCGTCTTTGCAGACCGGGGCCGTCGGCAAGGGTGGTGACGGACCTGGCGTCGAGAAAATTGCCGAGGCCGAAGCGATGCCTCCGCACGACCGGGAGGCTCAAATCCGATCGATGGTGGATGGCCTGGCTCATCGTCTAGAGAGCTCTCCGCGCGACGTCGAGGGCTGGACTCGCCTCATGCGCTCTCGAGTCGTGCTGGGCGAAAGAGAGGTCGCGACCACAGCCTTCCGCAAGGCGCTCGATGTCTTCAAGGACGACTCTGCAGCATCGAGCCAGATTACGGCCGCGGCGATTGAGCTCGGCCTGAAGGCCGAATGA
- a CDS encoding cobyric acid synthase — translation MTARALMFQGTGSDVGKSTLVAGVARLLRNRGFRVRPFKPQNMSNNAAVTADGGEIGRAQALQARAAGVAPSIHMNPVLLKPQSEVGAQVVVRGRVIGNAKAAQYQEMKPALMTAVLDSFARLCGEADIVLVEGAGSASEVNLRRNDIANMGFAGAAGVPVVLIGDIERGGVIASLVGTHAVLPPEDARLIEGFIVNKFRGDPGLFADGMRTIAEVTGWRALGLVPHFDGVRHLPAEDVLGLSAREIKPGANVRIAVLAYPRVSNFDDFDPLRMEPAVDLEFVRPGTPIPAGVDLVVLPGSKATIADLADLRAAGWDIDLKAHVRRGGRVLGICGGYQMLGNSIADPAGIEGPPGICEGLGLLDVATQLTGDKLLVEVAGTRMAGAPFTGYEMHVGRTDGADCVRPMLRFADGRLDGAASANGRIEGCYVHGLFADDAQRSDWLARLGAGTSAVNYEDVVEKALYDLAQHLERHIDCDALLGLARAPRLTASATA, via the coding sequence ATGACCGCCAGGGCCCTCATGTTTCAGGGCACGGGCTCGGACGTCGGCAAGTCGACGCTGGTCGCAGGCGTCGCGCGGCTGTTGCGCAATCGCGGTTTCCGCGTACGGCCCTTCAAGCCGCAGAACATGTCGAACAACGCCGCAGTGACGGCCGATGGCGGCGAGATCGGCCGGGCGCAGGCATTACAGGCGCGCGCCGCGGGCGTCGCCCCGAGCATCCATATGAACCCGGTGCTGCTGAAACCGCAAAGCGAGGTCGGAGCGCAGGTGGTGGTGCGAGGACGCGTCATCGGCAACGCCAAGGCGGCGCAATATCAAGAGATGAAGCCAGCATTGATGACGGCCGTGCTCGACAGTTTTGCGCGGCTGTGCGGAGAGGCGGATATCGTGCTCGTCGAGGGCGCGGGTTCGGCGTCGGAGGTGAATCTTCGCCGCAACGACATCGCCAACATGGGCTTCGCAGGCGCGGCCGGCGTCCCCGTCGTTCTCATTGGCGATATCGAACGAGGCGGCGTGATCGCCAGCCTCGTCGGCACGCACGCGGTATTGCCGCCCGAGGACGCGCGGCTAATCGAGGGGTTCATCGTCAACAAGTTTCGCGGCGATCCGGGGTTGTTCGCCGACGGTATGCGTACGATCGCCGAAGTGACCGGCTGGCGCGCGCTGGGGCTCGTTCCTCATTTCGACGGCGTGCGGCATCTGCCGGCGGAGGACGTGCTGGGGCTGAGCGCGCGCGAGATCAAACCCGGCGCCAACGTGCGCATCGCCGTGCTTGCCTATCCGCGCGTTTCCAACTTTGACGACTTCGATCCTCTGCGCATGGAGCCGGCGGTCGACCTCGAGTTCGTCCGTCCCGGCACGCCAATTCCCGCCGGTGTCGATCTTGTCGTGTTGCCGGGTTCCAAGGCGACGATCGCCGACCTTGCCGACTTGCGCGCAGCCGGGTGGGACATCGATCTCAAGGCACACGTGCGGCGCGGCGGCCGCGTGCTCGGTATCTGCGGCGGCTACCAGATGCTGGGCAACTCCATCGCCGACCCGGCCGGGATCGAGGGACCGCCGGGGATCTGCGAAGGCCTGGGACTGCTCGACGTGGCGACACAGTTGACCGGTGACAAGCTGCTCGTCGAGGTCGCGGGCACCCGCATGGCCGGCGCTCCGTTCACGGGCTACGAGATGCACGTCGGGCGCACGGACGGCGCAGACTGCGTCCGGCCGATGCTGAGGTTTGCGGACGGACGCCTTGATGGCGCGGCAAGCGCCAACGGTCGGATCGAAGGGTGCTACGTGCACGGTCTTTTTGCCGACGACGCGCAACGCAGCGATTGGCTGGCACGTCTGGGCGCGGGAACGAGCGCCGTCAACTACGAGGACGTGGTTGAGAAGGCGCTCTACGACCTGGCGCAGCACCTCGAACGTCACATTGACTGCGACGCGTTGCTCGGGTTGGCGCGCGCACCGCGCCTGACCGCGTCGGCGACCGCGTGA
- a CDS encoding cytochrome c family protein: MRLAESKGASATTAADAALEALIKDDEGKRAKAEKPADKSGTASAKPDGHDALNDESLYPTAAQCGECHKQIYEEWSSSQHAYASISPMFHKFEQKFQDLTQGTVGTFCVRCHQQVGTQLGEARETPLWARSQISREGVSCITCHRVKEQYSKVNGERRVEPGKIYEPVYGSGQQSVIKDVLANKETYSVKTSTDGRGNDIHKGMITNDQITKSEFCVSCHQVAVNLGIKLEIVWDQYRDSPARKAGVSCQDCHMGKVAGKPDGYSTAPSAVVGGKEVNPGRKHANHRFIGPGYSIAHPGVFPHNTKAQAYSIKDWLEFDWRAGWGTTRFEDKVADGKIKVAFPKRWADALDREDARQILDENLKKLDERDKLRKQVMENSSHVDGPYIEGTPSVGRDLAFSYKIKNTNTGHNLPSGSLGAQPQLWVNVALVDPDGKNVWESGYVDSNGDIADLHSLDVAAGRIATDQQLVHFQTKFLTTNVKGTDREMYLPVNFDIDPLPHLRPPGVPTTVLNHPPLVRMENRSFPPLGEKRAEYQVPGGLITKPGKYQLAFRMRSRAEPIYFMRFVRSTKEMEQSMNERIMNFHSFAVDIEVKD, encoded by the coding sequence TTGAGGCTCGCGGAGAGTAAAGGAGCGTCCGCAACAACCGCTGCGGACGCCGCGCTGGAAGCACTCATCAAGGACGACGAAGGGAAAAGGGCCAAGGCTGAAAAACCGGCTGACAAGAGCGGCACCGCGAGCGCCAAGCCCGATGGCCACGACGCCCTCAACGACGAGAGCCTCTATCCCACCGCTGCGCAATGCGGCGAGTGCCACAAGCAGATCTACGAGGAGTGGTCGTCGTCGCAGCATGCCTACGCGTCGATCTCGCCGATGTTCCACAAGTTCGAACAGAAGTTCCAGGATTTGACCCAAGGGACGGTCGGCACCTTCTGCGTGCGTTGCCACCAGCAGGTCGGCACCCAGCTTGGTGAGGCACGCGAAACGCCGCTCTGGGCACGCAGCCAGATCTCGCGCGAGGGCGTGAGCTGCATCACCTGCCACCGGGTCAAGGAGCAGTACAGCAAGGTCAACGGCGAGCGCCGGGTCGAGCCGGGCAAGATCTACGAGCCGGTCTACGGCAGCGGCCAGCAGAGCGTGATCAAAGACGTCCTCGCCAACAAGGAGACCTATTCCGTCAAGACCAGCACCGACGGGCGCGGCAACGACATTCACAAGGGCATGATCACCAACGACCAGATCACAAAATCAGAGTTCTGCGTCAGCTGCCACCAGGTCGCCGTCAACCTCGGCATCAAGCTGGAGATCGTCTGGGATCAGTATCGCGACAGCCCGGCCCGCAAAGCCGGCGTCAGCTGCCAGGACTGCCACATGGGCAAGGTTGCGGGAAAGCCCGACGGCTATTCAACCGCGCCTTCCGCGGTCGTCGGCGGCAAGGAGGTCAACCCGGGACGCAAGCACGCCAACCACCGCTTCATCGGCCCGGGCTATTCGATCGCCCATCCGGGTGTCTTCCCTCACAACACGAAGGCCCAGGCCTACAGCATCAAGGATTGGCTGGAGTTCGACTGGCGCGCCGGTTGGGGCACGACCAGGTTCGAGGACAAGGTCGCCGACGGCAAGATCAAGGTCGCCTTTCCTAAGCGTTGGGCCGATGCGCTCGACCGCGAAGATGCCCGGCAGATCCTCGACGAGAACCTCAAGAAGCTCGACGAGCGCGACAAGCTCAGAAAGCAGGTCATGGAGAACAGCAGCCACGTCGACGGTCCCTACATCGAGGGCACCCCGAGCGTCGGCAGGGATTTGGCGTTCTCCTACAAAATCAAGAACACCAATACGGGGCACAACCTGCCGTCCGGTTCGCTGGGTGCGCAGCCGCAGCTCTGGGTGAACGTTGCCCTCGTCGACCCCGACGGCAAGAACGTCTGGGAGTCGGGGTATGTCGACAGCAACGGCGACATCGCCGATCTGCACAGCTTGGATGTCGCCGCCGGTCGCATCGCGACGGACCAGCAGCTGGTGCACTTCCAAACCAAATTCCTGACGACCAACGTCAAGGGCACGGACCGCGAGATGTACCTGCCGGTGAACTTCGACATCGACCCGCTGCCGCATCTGCGGCCGCCCGGCGTCCCGACCACCGTGCTCAACCATCCGCCGCTGGTGCGCATGGAGAACCGATCATTCCCGCCGCTGGGCGAGAAGCGCGCCGAGTACCAAGTGCCAGGTGGCCTGATCACGAAGCCGGGCAAGTACCAACTCGCCTTCCGTATGCGGAGCCGCGCGGAGCCGATCTATTTCATGCGCTTCGTCCGTTCCACCAAGGAAATGGAGCAAAGCATGAATGAGCGGATCATGAACTTCCACTCCTTCGCGGTGGATATCGAAGTGAAAGACTAG
- the cobF gene encoding precorrin-6A synthase (deacetylating) yields MKRILVIGIGSGGMQLLTLQAIDALRTADVVFIFDKGEAKGDLAHLRKEICARYCTEKPYKVVEIASPQRDPTGSYEAGVAAWHAERAELAAQAICENLADKRTGAFLVWGDPALYDSTLRILETIKSSAVVDFEYEVIPGISSIQVLAARHKIALNTVGEPVLVTTGRKLAQSFPAGHASIAVFLDNGDGLRSLAGRKAHIYWGAYLGTDDEVLVAGPLQDALERILELRGTLRREKGWIFDVYLVRPLADC; encoded by the coding sequence ATGAAGCGCATCCTCGTCATCGGGATCGGCTCGGGGGGAATGCAATTGCTCACCCTGCAGGCCATCGACGCACTGCGGACAGCGGACGTGGTCTTTATCTTCGATAAGGGCGAGGCGAAGGGCGATCTTGCGCATCTGCGCAAGGAGATCTGTGCGCGCTACTGCACCGAAAAACCTTACAAGGTCGTCGAGATCGCCAGCCCGCAGCGGGACCCAACCGGATCGTACGAGGCGGGGGTCGCCGCCTGGCATGCCGAACGCGCTGAACTCGCGGCGCAGGCCATCTGCGAGAACTTGGCGGACAAGCGGACAGGCGCATTTCTCGTATGGGGCGATCCGGCGCTCTACGACAGCACGCTGCGCATCTTGGAGACGATCAAGTCGTCTGCCGTGGTCGACTTCGAGTACGAGGTGATCCCCGGTATCAGCAGTATCCAGGTATTGGCCGCGCGCCACAAGATTGCGCTGAACACGGTCGGCGAGCCGGTGCTCGTCACGACGGGGCGCAAGCTCGCCCAATCGTTCCCCGCCGGACACGCGAGCATCGCTGTATTCCTCGACAACGGTGATGGCCTGCGCTCACTGGCCGGCCGGAAGGCTCACATCTATTGGGGGGCATATCTCGGGACTGACGACGAGGTTCTCGTCGCCGGCCCGCTCCAAGACGCGTTGGAGCGGATCCTTGAGTTGCGCGGTACGCTTCGACGCGAGAAGGGCTGGATCTTCGACGTCTATCTCGTTCGCCCTTTGGCGGATTGCTGA
- a CDS encoding cytochrome c family protein produces MLAIFGFAGGAVAADPAKTVGPNACGECHKQEVEAWKGTHHFKTFREMPRNTKANEIADKMGVRRIRSDSLCRNCHFTVQQKNDTEEPVAGISCESCHGAGKDWIKIHSGFSGKTVFFESSAEEKARWKLSDAKGMIRPRSVYLLAKNCYSCHVVPQEDLVNKGGHRAGSAFDLVSWSQGEVRHNTAYSKGKENVPASAARRRMLYLVGLGVELETALRAVGKATVRKAYAFEMAKRVDLARKQLAVAAKAAPNVPEIAKMIELAHSAGLKLNNERSLTAAADGVSKQLESITETYDGNTMAGLDSLIPGPDKYKGTARKPD; encoded by the coding sequence TTGTTGGCGATCTTCGGCTTTGCGGGCGGCGCAGTTGCGGCCGATCCAGCCAAGACCGTCGGTCCAAATGCCTGTGGCGAATGTCACAAGCAGGAGGTTGAGGCATGGAAGGGCACGCATCATTTCAAGACCTTCCGTGAGATGCCGCGCAACACCAAGGCTAACGAGATCGCGGACAAAATGGGGGTGCGGCGCATCAGGTCGGACAGCCTGTGCCGGAACTGTCATTTCACGGTGCAGCAGAAGAACGACACGGAGGAGCCAGTGGCGGGCATCTCCTGCGAATCCTGCCACGGCGCCGGGAAAGATTGGATCAAGATCCACAGCGGGTTCAGCGGCAAGACAGTTTTTTTCGAGAGCAGTGCCGAGGAGAAGGCGCGCTGGAAGCTCTCCGATGCCAAAGGAATGATCAGGCCGCGCTCGGTCTACCTGCTGGCGAAGAACTGCTACAGCTGCCACGTCGTGCCGCAAGAAGACCTCGTGAACAAAGGCGGCCATCGGGCGGGCAGCGCCTTCGATCTTGTGTCCTGGTCGCAGGGCGAGGTGCGGCACAACACAGCTTACTCCAAGGGCAAAGAGAACGTTCCGGCCAGCGCAGCGCGCAGGCGGATGCTCTATCTCGTCGGCCTCGGCGTCGAGCTCGAGACCGCATTGCGGGCGGTCGGAAAGGCGACCGTGAGAAAGGCCTACGCATTCGAGATGGCCAAGCGCGTCGACCTGGCGCGCAAGCAGCTCGCGGTCGCGGCGAAAGCGGCGCCAAACGTGCCGGAGATCGCAAAGATGATCGAGCTTGCCCATTCGGCAGGGCTGAAGCTCAACAACGAACGCTCACTAACGGCTGCTGCCGACGGCGTCTCCAAGCAGCTCGAGAGCATCACCGAAACGTATGACGGCAACACGATGGCCGGGCTCGATAGCCTCATTCCCGGACCGGACAAATACAAAGGCACGGCGAGGAAACCAGATTGA
- the cobO gene encoding cob(I)yrinic acid a,c-diamide adenosyltransferase: MVETAQEAERHKAKMANRKAAQDAEVAGKTIEKGLLIVHTGKGKGKSTAAFGLLLRALGRGFKVGVVQFGKGAWDTGERHAIDRFPDQVVWYALGEGFTWETQDRTRDVAAAERAWTKAEELMADPAIRLLILDELNISLRYDHLDVARVVAALQARRPDLHIVVTGRNAKPELVEAADLVTDMTPVKHHFDAGVKAQEGIEY; the protein is encoded by the coding sequence CAAATCGGAAGGCGGCGCAGGACGCCGAGGTGGCGGGCAAGACGATCGAGAAGGGTCTGCTCATCGTCCACACCGGCAAGGGCAAGGGCAAATCGACGGCAGCGTTTGGCCTGCTGCTACGGGCCCTGGGCCGCGGCTTCAAGGTCGGCGTGGTTCAGTTCGGCAAGGGCGCCTGGGACACGGGCGAGCGGCACGCCATCGACCGCTTTCCCGATCAAGTCGTTTGGTACGCGCTGGGCGAGGGGTTCACGTGGGAAACGCAGGACCGAACGCGCGACGTCGCCGCCGCAGAGCGCGCCTGGACGAAGGCCGAAGAGCTCATGGCCGATCCGGCGATCCGGCTCCTGATCCTCGATGAACTCAATATTTCGCTGCGTTACGATCATCTCGACGTGGCCCGCGTCGTAGCCGCGCTGCAGGCGCGCCGCCCCGATCTGCACATCGTGGTCACCGGCCGCAACGCCAAGCCGGAACTGGTCGAGGCGGCGGATCTGGTGACCGACATGACGCCGGTGAAGCATCACTTCGATGCCGGTGTCAAAGCCCAGGAAGGCATCGAGTACTGA
- a CDS encoding 2Fe-2S iron-sulfur cluster-binding protein, producing the protein MDWKMPSSQVTINGSSFQARRGELLLDAALSNGVAMPHDCRAGHCGTCCVRLVSGEVRGGEGSEPGIVHACQCRIVGDAVIEMGQPSGVRTVEGVLSSLRPLSHEVIEVGIKTDRALPYHAGQYVQVGFSGYPSRPFSITHPLHGDPNSCSVCFHVRRMNDGRVTSALGKRIAPGHRVKVTGPYGSAHFRPNQECRLILVATNTGFAPIWSIAVAALRENPKRRMMIIAGGRTIESLYMGPALTRLARFPNVLVLPVCSTPQTVTSAVKPGRPTDYLPRLLQTDVLHACGAPSMVDAIKSIAALNGAACHADPFLPTTDDKGGESVLTRAKGWLSVPSRRQAGQLALDREPPILSYGIAQARGE; encoded by the coding sequence ATGGATTGGAAAATGCCAAGCAGCCAAGTCACCATAAATGGAAGCAGCTTTCAGGCGCGCCGCGGCGAGTTATTGCTGGACGCTGCTCTGAGCAACGGCGTCGCTATGCCCCACGACTGCCGGGCGGGCCACTGCGGCACCTGTTGCGTGCGGCTGGTATCCGGCGAAGTTCGGGGCGGCGAAGGCTCCGAGCCGGGCATCGTTCATGCCTGTCAGTGCCGGATCGTCGGCGATGCGGTGATCGAGATGGGCCAGCCCTCGGGTGTTCGCACCGTCGAAGGCGTGCTGAGCTCATTGCGACCCCTCTCGCACGAGGTGATTGAAGTCGGCATCAAGACTGATCGCGCGCTGCCCTATCACGCGGGCCAATATGTGCAGGTAGGCTTCAGCGGCTATCCAAGCCGTCCCTTCAGTATCACGCATCCCTTACACGGCGACCCGAACAGCTGCTCGGTCTGCTTCCATGTCCGGCGCATGAACGATGGACGTGTCACCTCAGCGCTCGGTAAGCGCATCGCCCCCGGCCATCGGGTGAAGGTGACCGGGCCCTATGGGTCGGCGCATTTCCGACCCAATCAGGAGTGCCGGCTGATCCTCGTCGCCACCAATACTGGCTTCGCGCCGATCTGGTCGATCGCCGTTGCTGCGCTGCGCGAGAATCCCAAACGCAGGATGATGATCATCGCCGGCGGTCGCACCATCGAGTCTCTCTATATGGGTCCGGCTCTCACCCGGCTCGCCCGCTTCCCCAATGTCCTCGTCCTGCCTGTCTGCAGCACACCGCAGACTGTCACCTCGGCGGTGAAGCCCGGCCGGCCGACCGACTATCTGCCGCGTCTGTTGCAGACCGACGTTCTCCACGCGTGCGGCGCGCCGAGTATGGTCGATGCGATCAAATCGATCGCGGCGCTAAACGGAGCGGCCTGCCATGCGGATCCGTTCCTCCCGACCACCGACGACAAGGGCGGGGAAAGCGTCCTGACCCGCGCAAAGGGGTGGCTCTCAGTGCCATCCAGACGCCAGGCTGGCCAACTCGCTCTCGATCGAGAACCGCCGATACTGTCCTATGGGATAGCTCAAGCACGGGGTGAGTAG